One region of Mucilaginibacter sp. 14171R-50 genomic DNA includes:
- a CDS encoding DUF92 domain-containing protein: MLWATVIYLIVLFGAAYASYKTGKLTSGGAVMGIIVAISIYLGTGLKGIAMLAAFFISATIATSHSKGKKPAGSNTHQEKRDATQVLANGGLPALIGLVAFIVPGNGLLAAVLTAAAFASATADTLSSELGTVYGKRFYNIINFRADENGRDGVISLEGTLIGIAGSVVIAALFAASFGLNSTFLYIIIAGTAGNLADSVLGATLEKKRLMNNNEVNFINTVTAAVICCLLIYL; encoded by the coding sequence ATGCTTTGGGCCACTGTTATTTATTTAATTGTGCTTTTCGGCGCTGCTTATGCCAGCTATAAAACCGGCAAACTCACGTCCGGCGGCGCGGTTATGGGTATTATCGTGGCCATATCGATATACCTGGGCACCGGCCTTAAGGGCATTGCTATGCTGGCCGCGTTTTTTATATCGGCTACTATTGCAACATCTCACAGCAAGGGCAAAAAACCGGCAGGCAGTAACACCCACCAGGAAAAGCGCGATGCAACGCAGGTATTGGCCAACGGAGGTTTGCCGGCACTGATAGGTTTGGTCGCGTTTATAGTCCCCGGGAACGGTTTATTAGCAGCGGTGTTAACGGCAGCAGCGTTTGCCTCGGCGACGGCCGATACCTTATCATCAGAGCTGGGCACGGTTTACGGGAAACGCTTTTATAATATCATAAACTTCCGCGCTGATGAAAATGGCAGGGACGGGGTGATCAGCCTGGAGGGGACACTAATAGGTATAGCAGGCTCCGTAGTTATTGCGGCGCTGTTTGCCGCAAGCTTTGGGTTAAACAGCACGTTCCTTTATATCATTATAGCTGGTACTGCAGGCAATCTCGCCGACTCCGTTTTAGGCGCCACGCTCGAAAAAAAGAGGCTAATGAACAATAATGAGGTAAATTTTATAAATACAGTTACGGCAGCAGTGATATGCTGTTTACTGATATATTTATAA
- a CDS encoding DUF3298 and DUF4163 domain-containing protein has protein sequence MMRVTSLLLLIVLGLSSCEWGTPAKKDPNGVFRDTLAYAYQTIHERAADCGNKPDSSCTVVKISYPQFKDKRVLNDTIKHKLLNIFMLGEKADTSLNALAANFLKSYTTFKKDDPRTQMFFTLDTYAKVIGQDSALVTLEYGGYTFQGGAHGASFTGFINWDGKTDKNVTLDDIMISGYQPELTKIAEKIFRKDEKLSDTSSLARDYFFKDNKFALNENYSITPLGIRFVYNQYEIKPYAAGQTELILPYSQIKKLMRPQSVASQYIHENAGI, from the coding sequence ATGATGAGAGTAACGTCACTCCTGCTTTTAATTGTTTTGGGCTTAAGTTCATGCGAATGGGGCACACCGGCTAAAAAAGACCCTAATGGTGTTTTTAGAGACACCCTTGCCTATGCTTATCAAACTATACATGAACGGGCTGCCGATTGCGGTAATAAGCCCGATAGCAGTTGCACAGTAGTGAAAATAAGCTATCCGCAGTTTAAAGATAAGCGTGTGCTGAACGATACCATAAAGCACAAGCTGCTAAACATTTTTATGCTTGGCGAAAAGGCCGATACCAGCCTGAATGCGCTGGCTGCCAACTTCCTGAAGTCGTACACGACCTTTAAAAAGGATGACCCGCGAACACAGATGTTCTTTACACTGGATACATATGCCAAAGTAATTGGCCAGGATTCGGCGCTGGTTACGCTGGAATATGGCGGTTATACCTTTCAGGGTGGCGCCCACGGGGCAAGCTTTACCGGCTTTATTAACTGGGATGGCAAAACCGATAAAAACGTTACCCTGGACGATATTATGATAAGCGGCTATCAACCCGAACTGACGAAGATTGCCGAAAAGATATTCAGAAAGGACGAAAAGCTATCAGACACTTCTTCGCTGGCGCGCGATTACTTTTTTAAAGACAACAAATTCGCGCTGAACGAAAACTATTCCATTACGCCGCTCGGCATCCGTTTTGTTTACAATCAGTACGAAATTAAGCCTTATGCAGCCGGCCAAACCGAGTTGATACTGCCCTATTCGCAAATAAAAAAATTAATGCGGCCGCAGTCTGTGGCTTCACAATATATACACGAAAATGCTGGTATTTAA
- a CDS encoding DUF4296 domain-containing protein, whose translation MQKYISLFFSVLLGLTACQSNQLPEGVIKEQQMISLLTDIHLTDGEIYIVPQIPDSMYKYASAKFNNVFKKHHTTDAAFKKSLKYYTTQPEQLLDMYNKIDAILKAKLDSTNKAAIKPKPEAPAKTPDTIKRADTARTANPLHRTKGNKHLLKSVQ comes from the coding sequence ATGCAAAAATATATAAGCTTGTTTTTTTCAGTATTGCTTGGTTTAACCGCCTGCCAAAGCAACCAGTTACCCGAGGGCGTTATCAAAGAGCAGCAAATGATAAGCCTGTTAACAGATATACACCTAACCGACGGCGAGATATATATTGTACCGCAAATACCCGATAGCATGTACAAATATGCCAGCGCCAAGTTTAACAATGTATTTAAAAAACACCATACTACTGATGCGGCTTTTAAAAAAAGCCTTAAATATTACACCACGCAGCCCGAGCAACTGCTGGATATGTATAATAAGATAGATGCTATCCTGAAAGCAAAATTAGATTCGACCAATAAAGCGGCAATTAAACCAAAACCCGAGGCGCCAGCCAAAACGCCGGATACGATAAAACGTGCAGATACCGCACGAACAGCAAACCCGCTACATCGTACAAAGGGTAATAAACACCTTCTAAAATCTGTTCAATAA
- a CDS encoding 7-carboxy-7-deazaguanine synthase QueE — MAHQVPEDGTLLPLMEAFYTIQGEGYNTGKAAYFIRLGGCDVGCHWCDVKESWDAELHPLTLADAIIENASTFPSKAVVVTGGEPLIYNLDYLTQNLQHKGIKTFIETSGAYPLSGSWDWICLSPKKFKAPMQVVADKANELKVIIFNKSDFAFAEHNAKLVGPNCKLYLQPEWSKHAEMTPLIVDYVMANPQWEISLQTHKYLNIP; from the coding sequence ATGGCACACCAGGTTCCGGAAGATGGCACACTGCTTCCTTTAATGGAAGCGTTTTATACGATACAGGGAGAGGGATACAATACAGGCAAAGCCGCATATTTTATCCGCCTTGGGGGCTGCGATGTAGGCTGTCACTGGTGCGATGTTAAAGAAAGCTGGGATGCCGAACTGCATCCGCTTACCCTTGCGGATGCTATTATTGAGAACGCCTCAACCTTTCCATCGAAAGCGGTGGTAGTTACCGGCGGCGAGCCTTTAATATATAATCTTGATTATCTTACCCAAAACCTGCAGCATAAAGGCATCAAAACTTTTATCGAAACATCCGGCGCCTACCCACTTTCGGGCAGTTGGGACTGGATATGCCTTTCGCCAAAAAAATTTAAAGCGCCAATGCAGGTGGTGGCAGATAAAGCGAACGAGTTGAAGGTTATCATCTTCAATAAATCAGATTTTGCGTTTGCCGAGCATAATGCTAAGCTGGTGGGCCCAAACTGCAAGCTTTACCTGCAGCCCGAGTGGTCTAAGCACGCCGAAATGACCCCACTTATTGTAGACTATGTAATGGCTAACCCACAATGGGAAATATCTCTGCAAACGCATAAGTACCTAAATATCCCTTAA
- a CDS encoding GNAT family N-acetyltransferase has protein sequence MTNNFSIRIAQKQDCPRLMELVNELALFERAPDEVTVTLEEFEDAGFGSKPVWKAFVAETDGKIVGFALYYVRYSTWKGSRLYLEDLIVTEEYRGRGIGKILFDRLFRETRELGYSGMVWQVLDWNEPAITFYKKYGAAIEAGWLNASLSKEQIANL, from the coding sequence ATGACAAATAATTTTAGTATACGCATTGCCCAAAAGCAAGATTGCCCGCGATTGATGGAACTGGTTAACGAACTGGCTTTATTTGAGCGCGCGCCGGATGAAGTAACCGTTACCCTTGAAGAATTTGAAGATGCCGGCTTTGGCAGCAAACCTGTTTGGAAGGCTTTTGTTGCCGAAACTGATGGTAAAATTGTGGGGTTTGCCCTGTACTACGTGCGTTATTCTACCTGGAAAGGCAGCCGCCTGTACCTGGAAGACCTGATAGTGACCGAAGAATACCGCGGCCGTGGAATTGGTAAAATATTGTTTGACAGGTTATTCCGGGAAACGCGCGAACTGGGTTACAGCGGTATGGTATGGCAGGTGCTTGACTGGAACGAGCCGGCCATTACCTTCTATAAAAAATATGGCGCGGCTATTGAGGCCGGTTGGTTAAACGCGTCGCTATCTAAAGAGCAGATAGCCAATTTATAA
- a CDS encoding aspartate kinase — translation MLVFKFGGASVKDAQGVINLGNVVSNYSGRQLLIVVSAMGKTTNALEKLTDAYFNGTEDLHQIFDEIKEYHYHIAHELFGEGHPVFDEIANTFVEIDWMIEDEPHDDYDFIYDQIVSIGELVSTRMVNAWLNHTGISSKWLDVRGYIHTDNTYREGVVDWDKTRASIRKDIPALLNNGIVVTQGFLGGTSENFTTTLGREGSDYTASIFAACLGAESVTTWKDVPGILNADPKFFADTIKFDELSYQEAIEMTYYGASVIHPKTIKPLQNANIPLLVKPFTHPDAPGTVIKEGAVNKFEKPVIIVKQNQVLLSISANDYSFISESHLSEIFGLFARHHVKVNMMQTSALSFTACIDFSAERFEKLLHALKAAFKVKYNSELTLITLRHYTMTAVEELTTGKAVLMKQTSRNTAQVVLK, via the coding sequence ATGCTGGTATTTAAGTTTGGCGGCGCATCAGTTAAAGATGCGCAGGGTGTTATCAATCTGGGAAACGTAGTAAGCAATTATAGCGGCCGTCAGCTGCTGATTGTGGTATCAGCCATGGGTAAAACAACCAATGCGCTCGAAAAGCTTACCGATGCTTATTTTAACGGCACCGAAGACCTGCACCAGATATTCGACGAGATAAAGGAGTACCATTACCATATTGCGCACGAGCTATTTGGCGAAGGCCACCCGGTATTTGACGAGATCGCCAACACTTTTGTGGAGATAGACTGGATGATAGAGGACGAGCCGCACGACGATTACGACTTTATCTACGACCAGATCGTTTCTATCGGCGAACTGGTATCCACCCGCATGGTTAACGCCTGGCTTAACCATACCGGCATTAGCAGTAAATGGCTTGATGTACGAGGGTACATCCATACCGATAACACTTACCGCGAAGGCGTTGTAGATTGGGATAAGACCCGTGCGAGCATCCGGAAGGATATACCCGCGCTGTTAAATAACGGCATCGTGGTAACACAGGGCTTCCTGGGCGGCACATCCGAAAATTTTACGACAACGTTGGGCCGCGAAGGATCGGACTATACGGCATCGATATTTGCGGCATGCCTGGGGGCCGAATCGGTAACTACCTGGAAGGATGTACCGGGCATTTTAAACGCCGACCCGAAGTTTTTTGCAGATACCATCAAGTTTGACGAGTTGAGTTATCAGGAAGCCATTGAAATGACCTATTACGGCGCGAGTGTCATCCACCCAAAAACTATAAAACCGCTGCAAAACGCTAACATACCTTTATTGGTTAAACCTTTTACCCACCCGGACGCCCCCGGCACCGTGATAAAGGAAGGCGCGGTAAATAAGTTTGAAAAGCCGGTTATCATTGTAAAGCAAAACCAGGTGCTGCTATCTATATCGGCTAATGATTATTCGTTTATATCAGAAAGTCACTTAAGCGAAATATTCGGTTTGTTTGCCCGGCATCACGTAAAGGTAAATATGATGCAAACATCGGCTTTGAGCTTTACCGCCTGTATAGATTTTAGCGCCGAACGCTTTGAGAAACTGCTGCATGCTTTAAAGGCGGCTTTTAAAGTAAAATACAATAGCGAACTTACGCTGATAACCTTGCGGCATTACACCATGACCGCTGTTGAAGAACTTACCACAGGTAAAGCAGTGCTGATGAAACAAACCAGCAGGAACACCGCCCAGGTGGTGTTGAAGTAA
- a CDS encoding endonuclease MutS2 encodes MLYPQNSADKLGFTEVKQLIKAHCLSIMGQEMVDKIQVMSNYDLIAKFLNQANEFKNILQNDAALPINNFFDIKSLANKARIEGSFLSEEEFFQVQASLTTVFAVIAYFNEREGLYPNLEALFEHLPIEKAILKKIDAIIDPKGKIRHNASRELMEITTGIAKAEQEARKKIDQIFKAATGNGWTADGSLTVRDGRLCIPLLAENKRKVKGFIHDESASGQTVYLEPEEVFSLNNRIRDLEFDRRREIIKILTTLTDDLRPYVPLLLSYHGLLTKLDFVRAKALFAIDIDAEMPKVVNEARLRLMNARHPLLFLSFKKDHKTVVPLNVGIDEGTRVIVVSGPNAGGKSVCMKTVGLLQLMVQAGLLIPASADSVAGVFKQVFVDIGDDQSIESDLSTYSAHLSKMKKFVEDANGKTLILIDEFGTGTDPQFGGPIAEAVLEALNHKKVRGMVTTHYSNLKIFASNTEGIENASMLFNNTEMLPMYMLEVGKPGSSYAFEIAQKIGLPQNVLNLAKNKISSGQKKVDSLLVDLEREKKEIFDTKLKLDKQQRRVDSLLAENEELKSFLDENRKSLLKEAKQEAKNIILNANKLVENTIAEIKSSNADKEVTKTLRDNLNAEVQRNTVKPDVVKAKPAIDEEIKPGDWVKLIDGDTTGQVIELIKDNVVIAMGELRTVVKKKRVEKVAKSTVPKEIRRSGISHTGDIASFSPEIDVRGMRTEDALFAIEKLFDRALMMGFGTLKILHGKGDGILRKMIRQYLKKYDQVDRMEDEHPDRGGQGITYVYLK; translated from the coding sequence ATGCTATACCCCCAAAATAGCGCGGATAAACTTGGGTTTACCGAAGTAAAACAACTAATTAAGGCCCATTGCTTAAGCATAATGGGGCAGGAGATGGTAGATAAGATACAGGTGATGAGCAATTATGACCTGATAGCTAAATTTTTAAACCAGGCAAACGAGTTTAAAAATATCCTGCAAAATGATGCCGCGTTGCCCATCAATAATTTTTTTGATATAAAATCGCTGGCCAATAAAGCCCGCATAGAAGGCTCTTTTTTATCTGAAGAGGAGTTTTTCCAGGTACAGGCGTCATTAACCACGGTGTTTGCGGTTATAGCTTATTTTAACGAACGCGAAGGCCTTTACCCAAACCTGGAGGCTTTGTTTGAGCACCTGCCGATAGAAAAAGCTATCCTGAAAAAGATAGATGCCATTATTGACCCTAAGGGGAAGATACGCCATAACGCCTCGCGCGAGCTGATGGAGATCACTACAGGCATAGCCAAGGCCGAGCAGGAGGCGCGTAAAAAGATAGACCAGATATTTAAGGCTGCTACCGGCAACGGGTGGACGGCGGATGGCTCGTTAACCGTACGCGACGGGCGCCTTTGTATCCCGCTGCTTGCCGAAAACAAGCGGAAGGTTAAGGGATTTATTCATGATGAGTCGGCGTCCGGGCAAACGGTTTACCTTGAGCCCGAGGAGGTGTTCTCGCTCAATAACCGCATCCGCGACCTGGAATTTGACCGTCGCCGCGAGATCATTAAAATACTAACCACCTTAACCGACGACCTGAGGCCTTATGTGCCGCTGTTATTATCATACCACGGACTGCTTACCAAGCTGGATTTTGTGCGCGCCAAGGCCTTGTTTGCCATTGATATCGACGCCGAAATGCCGAAGGTAGTGAACGAGGCACGGTTAAGGCTTATGAACGCCCGCCACCCGTTATTGTTCCTGAGCTTTAAAAAGGATCATAAAACCGTAGTACCGCTAAATGTAGGTATCGACGAAGGCACAAGGGTAATTGTAGTATCGGGGCCCAATGCCGGCGGAAAATCCGTTTGTATGAAAACCGTTGGCCTGCTGCAACTGATGGTACAGGCGGGTTTGCTGATACCGGCAAGCGCCGATAGTGTAGCAGGCGTGTTTAAGCAGGTTTTTGTTGATATAGGCGATGACCAATCGATTGAAAGCGACCTAAGCACTTATAGTGCGCACCTATCGAAAATGAAGAAGTTTGTGGAGGATGCCAACGGTAAAACACTGATATTGATAGACGAGTTTGGCACCGGTACCGACCCGCAGTTTGGCGGGCCCATTGCCGAGGCCGTGCTAGAAGCGCTGAACCATAAAAAGGTTAGGGGTATGGTTACCACGCATTACTCTAACCTGAAGATATTTGCCAGTAACACCGAAGGGATAGAAAATGCCTCAATGCTGTTTAACAACACCGAAATGCTGCCCATGTATATGCTGGAAGTTGGCAAGCCAGGCAGCTCGTACGCTTTTGAAATAGCCCAAAAAATAGGTTTGCCGCAAAACGTACTTAACCTGGCCAAAAACAAAATAAGCAGCGGCCAAAAAAAGGTTGATAGTTTGCTGGTTGACCTTGAACGCGAAAAGAAGGAGATATTTGACACCAAATTAAAGCTGGATAAGCAGCAGCGCCGCGTGGATAGCCTGCTTGCCGAGAACGAAGAACTAAAAAGCTTTTTAGACGAAAACCGTAAAAGCCTGCTTAAAGAGGCCAAACAGGAAGCAAAGAACATCATCCTGAATGCCAATAAACTGGTTGAAAACACCATTGCCGAAATCAAAAGCAGCAATGCCGATAAGGAAGTAACCAAAACCCTGCGCGATAACCTGAACGCCGAGGTGCAGCGTAATACCGTTAAACCCGACGTGGTTAAGGCAAAACCGGCGATTGATGAAGAAATAAAACCCGGCGACTGGGTTAAACTGATTGACGGGGATACTACCGGGCAGGTAATAGAACTGATAAAGGATAATGTGGTGATTGCCATGGGCGAACTGCGCACCGTGGTAAAAAAGAAACGTGTGGAAAAGGTAGCCAAATCTACTGTGCCTAAAGAGATAAGGCGCAGCGGAATAAGTCACACGGGTGATATTGCCAGCTTTAGCCCCGAAATAGATGTGCGCGGTATGCGTACCGAAGATGCGCTGTTCGCTATAGAAAAACTGTTCGACCGTGCGCTGATGATGGGTTTCGGTACCCTCAAAATTTTGCACGGTAAGGGGGATGGCATCCTGCGTAAAATGATACGGCAATATTTAAAAAAATACGACCAGGTTGACCGTATGGAAGACGAACACCCAGACCGGGGCGGGCAGGGCATTACTTATGTATATCTAAAATAG
- a CDS encoding YggS family pyridoxal phosphate-dependent enzyme — MSIADNIKSLNNETGNINVALLAVSKTKPVADLQEAYDAGQRLFGENTVQELVEKQEQLPQDIEWHLIGHLQTNKVKYIAPFISMIQSVDSMKLLQEINKHALKNNRVIDCLLQIYIADEETKFGLGFDEAIELLRSEEYAALKNIRIRGLMGIATNTANEKQIKEEYYELKTFFDGIKTSFFRKDDAFDTLSMGMSADYKLAIEQGSNMVRLGSTIFGGRAKK; from the coding sequence ATGAGCATTGCAGATAATATCAAAAGCCTAAATAACGAAACCGGCAATATAAATGTTGCCCTGCTGGCAGTTTCTAAAACTAAACCCGTGGCCGACCTGCAAGAGGCGTATGATGCCGGGCAGCGCTTATTTGGTGAGAACACCGTGCAGGAGCTGGTTGAAAAGCAGGAACAATTGCCACAGGATATTGAATGGCATTTGATAGGCCACCTGCAAACCAATAAGGTTAAATACATTGCGCCATTCATCAGCATGATACAATCTGTAGACAGCATGAAGCTTTTACAGGAAATAAATAAACATGCATTAAAAAACAACCGCGTTATTGACTGCCTGCTGCAAATTTACATTGCCGACGAAGAAACCAAGTTTGGTTTGGGTTTTGACGAGGCTATTGAGCTGTTGCGCAGCGAAGAATACGCGGCCCTGAAAAATATCCGCATACGCGGGTTAATGGGCATTGCCACCAATACCGCTAACGAAAAACAGATAAAGGAAGAATACTACGAGCTAAAAACCTTTTTTGATGGCATTAAAACCAGCTTTTTCCGGAAGGATGACGCGTTTGATACGCTATCGATGGGTATGTCGGCCGATTATAAGTTAGCCATTGAGCAGGGCAGCAATATGGTGCGCCTGGGCAGCACTATTTTTGGCGGAAGGGCTAAGAAATAA
- a CDS encoding CoA transferase subunit A gives MNKVVSGADEAIRDIEDGMTLMLGGFGMCGLPEKSISALVKKGVKDLTCISNNAGVDDFGIGLLLHKRQVKKMISSYVGENAEFERQLLSGELEVELIPQGTLATRCMAAGYGMPAIFTPAGIGTEVAIGKEVRNFNGKDYLMEMAFEADFAIVKAWKGDKLGNLVYRSTARNFNPVMAMAGKVTIAEVEELVEPGELDPDNIHTPGIYVHRIFQGENYEKRIEQRTVRKREI, from the coding sequence ATGAATAAAGTAGTGAGCGGGGCCGATGAGGCCATACGCGATATTGAAGACGGCATGACCCTGATGTTGGGTGGATTTGGCATGTGCGGCCTGCCCGAGAAAAGCATATCAGCCCTTGTAAAAAAAGGGGTAAAGGACCTTACCTGTATATCTAACAACGCCGGCGTTGATGACTTTGGCATCGGTTTGCTGTTGCATAAGCGCCAGGTAAAAAAAATGATATCATCGTATGTAGGCGAAAACGCGGAGTTTGAACGCCAGCTGTTAAGCGGCGAACTGGAGGTGGAACTGATACCGCAGGGAACTTTAGCTACCCGCTGCATGGCCGCGGGTTATGGTATGCCCGCCATTTTTACCCCGGCAGGCATAGGTACCGAAGTAGCCATTGGTAAAGAAGTGCGTAATTTTAACGGTAAGGATTACCTGATGGAAATGGCTTTTGAAGCCGATTTTGCCATTGTTAAAGCGTGGAAAGGGGATAAGCTGGGGAACCTGGTTTACCGCTCAACTGCACGCAATTTTAACCCGGTAATGGCTATGGCCGGTAAGGTTACCATTGCCGAAGTTGAAGAGCTGGTTGAGCCCGGCGAACTTGACCCGGACAACATACATACCCCGGGCATTTACGTGCACCGAATTTTCCAGGGCGAGAATTACGAGAAAAGGATAGAACAAAGGACGGTGAGGAAGAGAGAAATATAA
- a CDS encoding endonuclease domain-containing protein, which translates to MYYANSPCHIQALHALPWEGIETILMAKIIPYNPNLKVLARKLRKDMTFGETLLWNELKEDKLWGFDFDRQRCLDNYIVDFYCKKLMLAIEIDGMSHNYEDAFNKDELRQKRLQTFGITFIRFSEADVKQDMQNVIRGIEGVILEIIRKDRSIKLPKSFPQEVLNGL; encoded by the coding sequence ATGTACTACGCTAACTCCCCCTGCCACATCCAAGCCCTACACGCCCTCCCTTGGGAGGGAATTGAAACAATATTGATGGCTAAAATCATCCCATACAACCCAAATTTAAAAGTCTTGGCACGCAAGCTCAGAAAAGATATGACGTTTGGCGAGACACTGCTTTGGAATGAATTAAAAGAAGACAAGCTTTGGGGATTTGATTTTGATAGACAGCGTTGTTTGGATAATTACATTGTTGATTTCTATTGCAAAAAACTGATGCTTGCTATAGAAATTGATGGCATGTCGCACAATTATGAAGACGCTTTTAATAAAGATGAATTAAGGCAAAAAAGGTTGCAAACCTTTGGCATCACATTTATTAGATTTAGCGAAGCTGACGTGAAACAAGATATGCAAAATGTAATTCGTGGCATTGAGGGTGTAATTTTAGAAATTATTAGAAAAGACCGATCGATTAAACTTCCGAAAAGTTTTCCGCAAGAAGTTTTGAACGGCTTATAG
- a CDS encoding SGNH/GDSL hydrolase family protein, giving the protein MKRILFCLLLASITISCGAQTIIKFDNQNIKFMGRITLTDSAAQLTWTASSVLINFNGTSAKATLKDNTGMDRVTVVVDGKVINTTIQPAINPTEYTLVSGLPKGKHRLELFKRTEYDMGTLSFYSFNLDGKILPPPNFAHTMEFYGNSITCGYAIEDTAGKDRGTAEFENGYKSYANITARHFNAYYHSISKSGIGVVISWFNYVMPDIYDRVTANDSTKKWNFKKYTPQLVVVNLFQNDSWLATNKDHPEFKRLFGTKPPTPAYIIDHYQKFIASIRSKYPKAKIICALGAMDATKPGSAWPGYIEKAVAGLHDKAIYTHFFPYKNTPGHPSADEQQAMADDLIGFIEKTFKW; this is encoded by the coding sequence ATGAAACGTATTTTATTTTGTCTGTTATTAGCATCCATCACCATTAGCTGCGGGGCGCAAACTATTATTAAGTTTGATAATCAAAATATCAAATTTATGGGGCGTATCACGCTTACAGATAGCGCGGCACAACTCACCTGGACGGCATCATCCGTATTGATAAACTTTAATGGAACATCAGCGAAGGCCACTTTAAAGGATAATACCGGGATGGATAGGGTAACTGTGGTAGTCGATGGCAAGGTAATCAATACCACCATTCAGCCCGCTATAAACCCAACAGAATATACGCTTGTAAGCGGACTGCCAAAAGGCAAACACCGCTTAGAACTGTTTAAACGGACGGAGTATGACATGGGCACCTTATCTTTTTACAGTTTTAATTTAGACGGGAAGATATTGCCGCCGCCAAATTTCGCGCATACGATGGAGTTTTACGGCAACTCTATTACCTGCGGCTATGCTATTGAAGATACGGCAGGCAAAGACAGGGGCACAGCCGAATTTGAGAACGGTTATAAAAGCTACGCTAATATTACCGCGCGCCATTTTAACGCTTATTATCATTCCATATCAAAAAGCGGCATTGGAGTGGTTATCAGCTGGTTTAATTATGTAATGCCGGATATATATGACCGTGTGACCGCAAATGATTCTACGAAAAAATGGAATTTTAAGAAGTATACGCCCCAACTGGTGGTGGTAAACCTGTTCCAAAACGACTCATGGTTAGCGACGAATAAGGATCATCCAGAATTTAAAAGGTTATTTGGCACAAAGCCGCCTACACCAGCGTATATAATCGATCATTACCAAAAGTTTATAGCATCTATCCGCAGCAAATACCCCAAAGCAAAGATCATATGTGCCTTAGGTGCAATGGATGCGACCAAACCTGGTTCGGCCTGGCCGGGATATATCGAAAAGGCGGTAGCAGGCTTGCATGATAAAGCGATATACACGCATTTTTTTCCCTATAAGAACACTCCGGGTCACCCGAGCGCCGATGAGCAGCAGGCAATGGCCGATGACCTGATAGGGTTTATCGAAAAGACTTTTAAATGGTAA
- a CDS encoding YpdA family putative bacillithiol disulfide reductase: MLDILIIGGGPIGLACGLAAQKAGLSFIIVEKGCLVNSLYNYPSTMTFFSTSEKLEIGGVPFVTVNNKPTRADALEYYRRVALSNKLPLNLFEEVTAVKPVDGGYEVTSSKRTYLAKKVILSTGFYDIAVNLDIPGENLPKVKHYYQDPHYYTLQKVVVVGSSNSAIDVALETYRKGAEVTLVVRGDEISKRVKYWVRPDILNRIKEGSIKAYFNSNLAAIRQTEVDIDTPDGKITVPNDFVMAMTGYKPNFDFLSKLGITLTKDKFIPTYNPETMETNQPGLYLAGVVCGGLDTHLWFIENSRIHADMIIGDIVRKR, encoded by the coding sequence ATGCTGGATATATTGATCATTGGCGGCGGCCCTATTGGCCTGGCATGCGGCCTGGCAGCGCAAAAAGCAGGTTTAAGCTTTATTATTGTGGAGAAAGGCTGCCTCGTAAACTCGTTGTACAACTACCCCTCTACGATGACGTTCTTCTCTACGTCCGAAAAACTGGAGATCGGCGGCGTACCTTTTGTTACCGTAAACAATAAACCTACCCGCGCCGACGCGCTTGAATATTATCGCAGGGTTGCGCTATCCAATAAACTGCCGCTGAATTTATTTGAGGAGGTAACCGCCGTAAAGCCTGTTGATGGCGGTTATGAGGTAACCAGTTCAAAACGCACTTATCTGGCTAAAAAGGTTATCCTGAGTACGGGCTTTTACGATATAGCGGTGAACCTCGATATCCCCGGCGAAAACCTGCCCAAAGTAAAACATTATTACCAGGACCCGCATTACTATACCCTGCAAAAAGTGGTGGTGGTGGGCAGCAGCAATTCGGCTATTGATGTGGCCTTAGAGACCTACCGCAAAGGTGCCGAAGTTACTTTGGTAGTACGGGGCGACGAGATCAGCAAACGTGTGAAGTACTGGGTACGGCCCGATATACTCAACCGGATAAAAGAAGGCAGCATAAAGGCGTACTTTAACTCGAACCTGGCGGCCATACGCCAAACCGAAGTGGATATTGATACGCCCGATGGCAAGATAACCGTCCCTAATGATTTTGTGATGGCGATGACGGGCTATAAGCCCAACTTCGACTTTTTGTCTAAACTGGGCATTACATTAACCAAAGATAAATTTATACCCACCTATAACCCCGAAACAATGGAAACCAACCAGCCCGGCCTTTACCTTGCCGGTGTGGTTTGCGGCGGGTTAGATACACACCTTTGGTTCATAGAAAACTCGCGCATCCATGCCGATATGATCATCGGGGATATTGTAAGGAAGCGGTAA